From the Helicobacter pylori genome, one window contains:
- the waaA gene encoding lipid IV(A) 3-deoxy-D-manno-octulosonic acid transferase gives MFKFFYLLCLTLGHLLGAPFILIWSFKEKYRHSLKARFFLKDNLLKSEPIFWFHACSYGEVKSLEPIVQALKEPILISVTTHTGFELAAQTYQHSQHIEVRYLPFETLLFAWEKNLKRLKTLVVTEAELWFNVFDTAQKLGAKTMLINARISTRSYPKYQRFSFFYALLFKRIDLILAQSKDDQKRLLNLGAKKVVDFLNIKRFSKPVITSFYPKNPSALNIVLASTHEGEEELGLKAFLELKKTFKNARLFIVPRHPERFKSVQDLLQNTLKTTPFSLECFSSKGFVECDILLVDRLGELNNFYAIADIVILGGSFVKMGGHNPLEPAFFNARLITGEYLFNQVALFELIKPYKIVPKEDLLGALLDYKNLGVARFLENGHDLNELLAFIKH, from the coding sequence TTGTTTAAGTTTTTCTACCTTTTATGTTTGACTTTGGGGCATCTTTTGGGTGCGCCTTTCATCTTGATTTGGAGTTTTAAGGAAAAATACCGCCATTCTTTAAAGGCTCGTTTTTTTCTCAAAGACAATCTTTTAAAAAGCGAGCCGATTTTTTGGTTTCATGCATGTTCTTATGGGGAGGTCAAATCTTTAGAGCCGATCGTTCAAGCTTTAAAAGAGCCGATTTTAATCAGCGTTACCACCCATACCGGCTTTGAATTAGCCGCTCAAACTTACCAGCATTCTCAACACATAGAAGTGCGTTACCTGCCTTTTGAAACCCTATTGTTTGCATGGGAAAAAAACTTAAAACGCTTGAAAACTTTGGTGGTTACAGAAGCGGAATTGTGGTTTAATGTGTTTGATACGGCTCAAAAATTAGGGGCAAAAACCATGCTCATTAACGCTAGGATCAGCACCCGTTCTTACCCCAAGTACCAGCGTTTTTCTTTTTTTTATGCGCTTTTATTCAAACGCATTGATTTGATTTTAGCGCAAAGCAAGGACGATCAAAAGCGTTTGTTGAATCTAGGGGCTAAAAAAGTGGTGGATTTTTTGAATATCAAGCGTTTTTCAAAGCCTGTGATCACTTCGTTTTACCCTAAAAACCCAAGCGCTTTAAACATTGTTTTAGCCAGCACGCATGAGGGCGAAGAGGAGTTGGGGTTAAAAGCGTTTTTAGAATTGAAAAAGACTTTTAAAAACGCAAGGCTCTTTATCGTGCCGCGCCACCCCGAGCGTTTTAAAAGCGTGCAAGATTTATTGCAAAATACCTTAAAAACGACGCCTTTTAGTTTGGAGTGTTTTTCTTCAAAGGGTTTTGTGGAATGCGATATTTTGTTAGTGGATAGGTTGGGGGAATTGAATAACTTCTATGCGATCGCAGACATTGTCATTTTAGGGGGTTCGTTTGTCAAAATGGGGGGGCATAACCCTTTAGAGCCGGCGTTTTTTAATGCGCGCTTAATCACAGGGGAGTATCTTTTCAACCAGGTGGCGTTGTTTGAATTAATCAAGCCTTATAAAATCGTTCCAAAAGAGGATCTGTTAGGCGCTCTTTTAGATTACAAAAATTTAGGCGTGGCGCGTTTTTTAGAAAACGGGCATGATTTAAACGAATTGCTCGCATTCATTAAACATTAG
- a CDS encoding RluA family pseudouridine synthase, with product MEKAYKLLSVQENISHKKAKALIDSGLVSIGGKKLSVARKELPQNTRFSVQKVEKPSVIFEDENILALFKPPFIESYDLASFFKDWALLHRLDKETSGVILLVKENSEFHLKAKKAFKDRAVKKEYLAIVQGIIEEEREINAPILTIKTTKAFSKISKKGQEAITIIMPLKIINKKTLLKVGIKTGRTHQIRVHLKHINHPIIGDTLYNNEPGSAKRLMLHAHKIALLGYEFEAIPPKEFEI from the coding sequence ATGGAAAAAGCTTACAAATTATTGAGCGTTCAAGAAAACATTTCGCATAAAAAAGCTAAAGCTTTGATTGATTCAGGGTTAGTGAGCATAGGGGGGAAGAAATTGAGTGTTGCTAGAAAGGAATTACCCCAAAACACGCGCTTTAGCGTCCAAAAGGTTGAAAAACCCAGCGTGATTTTTGAAGATGAAAACATTCTAGCCCTTTTTAAACCCCCTTTTATAGAGAGCTATGATTTAGCCTCTTTTTTCAAGGATTGGGCGTTGTTGCACCGCTTGGATAAAGAAACAAGCGGGGTGATTTTATTGGTGAAAGAAAATTCAGAATTCCATTTAAAAGCTAAAAAGGCTTTTAAAGACAGGGCGGTTAAAAAAGAGTATTTAGCGATCGTTCAAGGCATCATAGAAGAAGAGCGAGAAATCAACGCCCCCATTCTTACCATTAAAACCACTAAAGCTTTCAGTAAAATCTCTAAAAAAGGGCAAGAAGCGATCACAATCATCATGCCCTTAAAAATCATCAATAAAAAAACCCTTTTAAAAGTGGGGATCAAAACCGGAAGAACCCACCAGATCAGAGTCCATTTAAAGCACATCAACCACCCCATTATAGGCGATACGCTCTATAATAATGAGCCAGGTTCAGCCAAACGCTTGATGCTCCATGCGCATAAAATCGCGCTGTTAGGGTATGAATTTGAAGCGATCCCCCCTAAAGAATTTGAAATTTAA
- a CDS encoding Na+/H+ antiporter NhaC family protein produces MGLSASSLIVPLIVILMVVFTKRVALSLFTGILASAVLMHSLHLSQLVEYIYHKITSVFYTYEPEKGLNFNLSNLYVFGFLIFLGILSQVILKSGSVQNFVKKAKKYSKNAKTPEFIAFFSGIIIFVDDYFNALTVGQISKSLNDAHNSTRERLAYIIDSTSAPVCLLVPISSWGAYIMGIMNNDNSPLLKDSFSVLVQSLSSNYYAIFALIAVFLTILWQINLPSMRKYQNIGVKDFYSEQEEDSSKLAPLSLLPLSILLLIVSISSLIFYTGAILKNTDASFSLFYGGLFSLIVTYLLAYPFLEKGSFLKLIIEGFKSVGPAILVLTLAWAIGPVIRDDAQTGLYLAQVSKGFLNSGGGVYMPLIFFLISGFIAFSTGTSWGAFAIMLPIGAGMANESDIILIVSAILSGAVYGDHTSPISDTTILSATGAGCSVQSHFITQLPYATIAMLCSAVSLGVASFMHSRPLALLVGIALLVGVFYLLKRFYGEN; encoded by the coding sequence GTGGGATTGTCAGCATCAAGCCTTATTGTTCCTCTTATCGTTATTTTAATGGTGGTTTTCACTAAAAGAGTCGCGCTCTCGTTATTTACAGGCATTTTAGCGAGCGCTGTTTTAATGCATTCGTTGCACCTTTCCCAACTCGTAGAATATATTTATCATAAAATCACTTCCGTTTTTTACACTTATGAGCCAGAAAAGGGGCTTAATTTCAATCTTTCCAACCTCTATGTTTTTGGGTTTTTAATCTTTTTAGGCATCTTAAGCCAAGTGATTCTAAAATCCGGTAGCGTGCAGAACTTTGTCAAAAAAGCCAAAAAATACTCTAAAAACGCTAAAACCCCTGAATTTATCGCCTTTTTTTCAGGCATCATTATTTTTGTAGATGATTATTTTAACGCCTTAACCGTGGGGCAAATCTCAAAGTCTTTAAACGACGCTCATAACTCCACACGAGAGCGCTTGGCCTATATTATAGACTCCACTTCAGCGCCGGTGTGTTTATTGGTCCCTATTTCTAGCTGGGGGGCATATATCATGGGGATCATGAATAACGACAACTCGCCCCTATTAAAAGATAGTTTTTCGGTGCTTGTCCAAAGCTTGAGCAGTAATTATTATGCGATTTTTGCACTCATTGCGGTTTTTCTCACTATTTTATGGCAAATCAACCTCCCTAGCATGAGGAAGTATCAAAACATAGGCGTGAAGGATTTTTATAGCGAGCAAGAAGAGGACTCTTCAAAGCTAGCCCCCTTAAGCTTGTTACCCCTTTCCATTTTATTATTGATCGTGTCCATTTCATCATTGATTTTTTATACTGGAGCGATCTTAAAAAACACCGATGCGAGTTTTTCGCTCTTTTATGGAGGGCTGTTTTCGCTCATTGTCACTTATCTTTTGGCTTATCCATTTTTAGAAAAAGGGAGTTTTTTAAAACTCATTATTGAAGGCTTTAAAAGTGTGGGGCCAGCGATACTGGTTTTAACGCTCGCTTGGGCTATTGGGCCTGTGATCAGAGACGACGCTCAAACGGGGCTTTATTTGGCGCAAGTGAGCAAGGGATTTTTAAATAGTGGGGGGGGCGTGTACATGCCTTTAATCTTTTTTTTAATTTCTGGGTTTATCGCCTTTTCTACCGGCACAAGCTGGGGGGCGTTTGCGATCATGTTGCCCATTGGAGCGGGCATGGCCAATGAAAGCGATATTATTTTGATTGTCTCAGCGATCCTTTCTGGGGCGGTTTATGGGGATCACACAAGCCCCATTTCTGACACGACTATATTATCAGCTACGGGGGCAGGGTGTTCGGTGCAAAGCCATTTCATCACGCAACTCCCTTATGCGACTATTGCGATGCTTTGCAGTGCGGTGAGTTTAGGGGTGGCAAGCTTTATGCATTCGCGCCCGCTCGCTCTTTTAGTCGGTATAGCTTTACTTGTGGGGGTGTTTTATCTTTTAAAAAGGTTTTATGGTGAAAACTAA
- the lgt gene encoding prolipoprotein diacylglyceryl transferase yields MNAWNTIYERFNPIAFSLGGIEVHWYGLAYACAIVVAFYMALRMIQKDPKRFPIERKEFESYFLWAELGIVLGARIGYVLIYEPNSSYYLTHFWQIFNPFDSHGNFIGIRGMSYHGGLVGFLIASYLYSRKDLKKLLIYLDLIAISLPLGYVFGRIGNFLNQELFGRIVPKDSHLGQIIGIMVDNELRYPSQLIEAFLEGVVVFFMVMWAKKHTKTHGLLIVVYGLGYSLMRFIAEFYREPDSQLGVYFLNLSMGQILSLLMVIVSLGILLYAIRHSKKIKENQ; encoded by the coding sequence ATGAACGCTTGGAATACGATTTATGAACGATTTAACCCCATCGCTTTTAGTCTTGGCGGTATTGAAGTGCATTGGTATGGTTTGGCGTATGCGTGCGCGATTGTTGTCGCTTTTTATATGGCGTTAAGAATGATCCAAAAAGATCCCAAGCGATTCCCCATTGAAAGGAAGGAATTTGAAAGCTATTTTTTATGGGCGGAGCTTGGCATTGTGCTAGGGGCAAGGATAGGATACGTTCTTATTTATGAGCCTAATTCCAGCTATTATTTGACGCATTTTTGGCAAATCTTTAACCCTTTTGATAGCCATGGGAATTTTATAGGCATTCGTGGGATGAGCTATCATGGGGGGTTAGTGGGGTTTTTGATCGCTTCGTATCTTTATAGCCGTAAGGATCTAAAAAAGCTTTTGATTTATTTGGATTTGATTGCGATCAGCCTGCCTTTAGGGTATGTTTTTGGGAGGATTGGGAATTTTTTAAACCAGGAGCTTTTTGGGAGGATTGTCCCCAAAGACAGCCATTTAGGGCAGATCATAGGCATTATGGTGGATAACGAGTTGCGCTATCCCAGCCAGTTGATTGAAGCGTTTTTAGAGGGGGTTGTCGTGTTTTTTATGGTGATGTGGGCTAAAAAACACACCAAAACGCATGGGTTGCTCATCGTGGTTTATGGCTTGGGGTATTCCTTGATGCGCTTTATTGCAGAGTTTTACAGAGAGCCAGACAGCCAATTAGGGGTTTATTTTTTGAATTTGAGCATGGGACAGATTTTAAGCTTACTTATGGTAATTGTTTCGTTAGGGATTTTATTGTATGCTATAAGGCATTCTAAAAAAATAAAGGAAAATCAATGA
- the rdxA gene encoding oxygen-insensitive NAD(P)H-dependent oxidoreductase RdxA, which translates to MKFLDHEKRRQLLNERHSCKMFDSHYEFSSEELEEIAEIARLSPSSYNTQPWHFVMVTNKDLKKQIAAHSYFNEEMIKSASALMVVCSLKPSELLPHSHYMQNLYPESYKVRVIPSFAQMLGVRFNHSMQKLESYILEQCYIAVGQICMGVSLMGLDSCIIGGFDPLKVGEILEQRINKPKIVCLIALGKRVAEASKKSRKSKIDAITWL; encoded by the coding sequence ATGAAATTTTTGGATCACGAAAAAAGAAGACAATTACTGAACGAGCGCCATTCTTGCAAGATGTTTGATAGCCATTATGAGTTTTCTAGCGAAGAATTAGAAGAAATCGCTGAAATCGCCAGGCTATCGCCAAGCTCTTACAACACGCAACCATGGCATTTTGTGATGGTTACTAATAAGGATTTAAAAAAACAAATTGCAGCGCACAGCTATTTTAATGAAGAGATGATTAAAAGCGCTTCAGCGTTAATGGTGGTATGCTCTTTAAAACCTAGCGAGTTGTTACCGCATAGCCACTACATGCAAAATCTCTATCCGGAGTCTTATAAAGTCAGAGTGATCCCGTCTTTTGCTCAAATGCTTGGCGTGAGATTCAACCACAGCATGCAAAAATTAGAAAGCTATATTTTAGAGCAATGCTATATTGCGGTGGGGCAAATTTGCATGGGCGTGAGCTTAATGGGATTGGATAGTTGCATTATTGGAGGCTTTGATCCTTTAAAAGTGGGCGAGATTTTAGAACAGCGTATCAATAAGCCTAAAATCGTGTGTTTGATCGCTTTGGGTAAGAGAGTGGCAGAAGCGAGCAAAAAATCAAGAAAATCAAAGATTGATGCAATTACTTGGTTGTGA
- a CDS encoding LapA family protein has translation MRFYIIFTFLFIVGFGVFVYSIDPQAYAFNLGSYSFNLPIAVWLMGVLGMFAFFSWVFLFKHNLSYKIRLYHEKKDFDKLLKQILSQDTQKTFLKTKFKSDLAKNLSQILARYDLKADLNTPNSGCEKVDNLFKHYHNIENNTLEPKDHAKHSLAYEHAYFSKRLKAFIHNDLKNAFEVLTNAQIPLELRRYAFIEIAQKGSKKEVLKAVNAMQEDLDKECVKAFLKAFFEKSLNTDTLKISELCKKVGYDKDDYLKLAQKAQKFLVPDQWFQFFEILSQEDDKAQKAFLFVLLELEMNDLAKEHLAVLSFEEYMLLNAYMDLKQEHKKAYKLEAFL, from the coding sequence ATGCGTTTTTACATTATCTTTACATTTTTGTTTATTGTGGGTTTTGGCGTGTTTGTTTATAGTATTGATCCGCAAGCTTACGCTTTCAATTTAGGGAGCTATAGCTTTAACCTCCCCATTGCGGTATGGCTTATGGGCGTTTTGGGCATGTTCGCTTTTTTTTCATGGGTTTTTTTATTCAAGCACAATCTCAGCTATAAAATCCGCTTATACCATGAAAAAAAGGATTTTGACAAATTGCTCAAACAAATCCTATCCCAAGATACCCAAAAGACTTTTTTAAAAACAAAATTTAAAAGCGATCTCGCTAAAAATCTCTCTCAAATCTTAGCCCGCTATGATTTGAAAGCTGATTTAAACACGCCAAATAGCGGGTGCGAAAAAGTGGATAACCTTTTTAAACATTACCACAATATAGAAAATAACACCCTTGAGCCTAAAGATCACGCTAAACATTCCCTAGCTTATGAGCATGCTTATTTTTCTAAACGCTTGAAAGCTTTCATTCATAACGATTTGAAAAACGCCTTTGAAGTTTTAACAAACGCGCAAATCCCTTTGGAATTACGCCGCTACGCTTTTATAGAAATCGCCCAAAAAGGCAGCAAAAAAGAGGTTTTAAAGGCTGTGAATGCGATGCAAGAGGATTTGGATAAAGAGTGCGTGAAAGCTTTTTTAAAAGCCTTTTTTGAAAAATCTTTAAACACAGACACTTTAAAAATTTCAGAGCTTTGCAAAAAGGTGGGTTATGACAAAGACGATTATTTAAAGCTCGCGCAAAAAGCGCAAAAATTTCTTGTTCCCGATCAATGGTTCCAATTTTTTGAGATTTTAAGCCAAGAAGACGATAAGGCGCAAAAAGCCTTTTTATTCGTGTTGTTAGAATTAGAAATGAATGATCTCGCTAAAGAGCATCTAGCGGTTTTATCTTTTGAAGAATACATGCTTTTAAACGCCTACATGGATTTGAAACAAGAGCATAAAAAAGCCTATAAGTTGGAAGCGTTTTTGTAG
- the accD gene encoding acetyl-CoA carboxylase, carboxyltransferase subunit beta — MGFADFFKNFKINKLRTTPSKEEQPSHWVKCPKCYALMYYKEVFGKYSVCLKCHYHFRMNATERIEFLCDVGSFEEFDKHLRPNDPLNFVDKESYKQRIKKYEKRTNRPSSVISGEAKINRMPLQIVVFDFSFMGGSLGSVEGEKIVRAINRAVAKKEALLIVSASGGARMQESTYSLMQMAKTSAALNRLSEAKLPFISLLSDPTYGGVSASFAFLGDLIIAEPGAMIGFAGPRVIKQTIGADLPEGFQTAEFLLEHGLIDMIVHRKDLKKTLSDLIAMMTHKTSKIF; from the coding sequence ATGGGATTTGCAGATTTCTTTAAAAATTTTAAGATCAATAAATTGCGGACAACACCAAGTAAGGAAGAACAGCCAAGCCATTGGGTGAAATGCCCTAAATGTTATGCGTTAATGTATTATAAAGAAGTGTTTGGCAAATACAGCGTGTGCTTGAAATGCCATTACCATTTCCGCATGAACGCGACTGAAAGGATTGAATTTTTATGCGATGTGGGGAGTTTTGAAGAGTTTGACAAGCACTTACGGCCTAATGATCCTTTGAATTTCGTGGATAAAGAGAGCTATAAGCAACGCATTAAAAAATACGAAAAAAGGACTAACCGCCCAAGCTCAGTGATCAGCGGTGAGGCTAAAATCAACCGCATGCCTTTGCAGATCGTGGTGTTTGATTTTAGCTTTATGGGGGGGAGTTTAGGCTCTGTGGAAGGCGAAAAGATCGTAAGAGCGATCAATCGCGCGGTCGCCAAAAAAGAAGCGTTGTTGATCGTTTCAGCGAGTGGGGGGGCTAGGATGCAAGAATCCACTTATTCGCTCATGCAAATGGCTAAAACGAGCGCGGCTTTGAACCGATTGAGTGAGGCCAAACTCCCTTTCATTTCGCTCTTAAGCGATCCCACTTATGGGGGCGTTAGCGCGTCTTTTGCTTTTTTAGGGGATCTCATTATCGCAGAGCCAGGGGCGATGATAGGTTTTGCAGGGCCTAGGGTGATTAAACAAACCATAGGGGCGGATTTGCCTGAGGGCTTTCAAACAGCGGAATTTTTATTGGAGCATGGCTTGATTGATATGATTGTGCATAGGAAGGATTTGAAGAAGACTTTGAGCGATCTCATCGCTATGATGACGCATAAGACTTCAAAGATTTTTTAA
- a CDS encoding zinc ribbon domain-containing protein, with the protein MNTHLKQLIEISHLDKEIDSLEPLIREKRKDLDKALNDKEAKNKAILNLEEEKLALKLQVSKNEQTLQDTNAKIASIQKKMSEIKSERELRSLNIEEDIAKERSSQANREIENLQNEIKHKSEKQEVLKKEMLELEKLALELENLVENEVKNIKETQQIIFKKKEELVEKTEPKIYSFYERIRRWAKNTSIVTIKKQACGGCFIRLNDKIYAEVLTSGDMITCPYCGRILYAEGAYESNAQPPKESQPKESQPKESQEESQESV; encoded by the coding sequence ATGAACACCCACCTCAAACAATTGATTGAAATTTCGCATTTGGATAAAGAAATTGACTCCTTAGAGCCGTTGATCAGAGAAAAACGGAAAGACTTGGATAAAGCCTTGAATGATAAAGAAGCTAAAAATAAAGCGATTTTGAATCTAGAAGAAGAAAAATTAGCCCTAAAATTACAGGTTTCTAAAAACGAGCAAACCTTACAAGACACGAACGCTAAAATCGCCAGTATCCAAAAGAAAATGAGCGAGATCAAATCCGAAAGGGAGTTGCGCTCTTTAAACATTGAAGAAGATATTGCTAAAGAACGATCCAGTCAAGCCAACAGAGAAATTGAAAACCTGCAAAATGAAATCAAGCACAAAAGCGAAAAACAAGAAGTTTTGAAAAAGGAAATGCTAGAGCTTGAAAAATTAGCGTTGGAATTGGAAAACTTAGTGGAAAACGAAGTCAAAAACATCAAAGAAACCCAACAGATCATCTTTAAAAAGAAAGAAGAACTCGTGGAAAAAACCGAGCCTAAAATCTATAGCTTTTATGAAAGGATTAGAAGATGGGCGAAAAACACGAGCATCGTAACGATCAAAAAACAGGCTTGTGGGGGTTGCTTTATTCGGTTGAACGATAAGATTTATGCCGAAGTGCTAACGAGTGGGGACATGATCACTTGCCCGTATTGCGGGCGTATTTTATACGCTGAGGGCGCGTATGAAAGTAACGCTCAACCTCCAAAAGAAAGCCAACCAAAAGAAAGCCAACCAAAAGAAAGCCAAGAAGAAAGCCAAGAATCCGTTTGA
- the rlmH gene encoding 23S rRNA (pseudouridine(1915)-N(3))-methyltransferase RlmH has product MRCVVYSIAKNSPLDLVKSYQKQCKRFDCELELVDLFPKNTANAQKVSKELVQKSYSLAFEPYLNPKAKNIALHPKAQRGDSFAFSKMLENHLNINFFIAGAYGFEEKFLKDCQAWSLSEMTFSHEVAKIVLCEQIYRALSIIFKHPYHK; this is encoded by the coding sequence ATGCGTTGCGTGGTGTATTCTATCGCTAAAAATTCGCCCCTAGATTTGGTGAAAAGTTATCAAAAGCAATGCAAGCGATTTGATTGCGAGTTGGAATTAGTGGATTTATTCCCTAAAAATACCGCCAACGCTCAAAAAGTTTCTAAAGAACTGGTTCAAAAAAGCTACTCTCTAGCCTTTGAGCCGTATTTAAACCCTAAGGCAAAAAATATTGCCTTACACCCTAAAGCTCAAAGGGGCGACAGCTTTGCGTTTAGTAAAATGTTAGAAAATCATCTTAATATTAATTTTTTTATCGCTGGAGCGTATGGGTTTGAAGAAAAGTTTTTAAAGGATTGTCAAGCTTGGAGTTTGAGCGAGATGACTTTTAGCCATGAAGTGGCTAAAATTGTCTTATGCGAGCAAATTTATAGGGCTTTGAGCATTATTTTTAAGCATCCATACCATAAATAG
- a CDS encoding nicotinamide-nucleotide amidohydrolase family protein — MKFKFLNMDNESGFILIEKELERLKITAQVKEDGIELKGENTEQARIYLQTLFNSNIVELDDNKKSANAVIERLKSLGLKMAVAESCSGGLLSHAFTSISGASAVFMGGVVCYSEEVKRELLKVNATTLKVFGVYSEECVKEMLLGVFLNFKVNLALAISGVAGPNGGSKANPVGTIYIGAQRLGSQAFIDRCFFKGDRESVQNKSVEHALNMLARML, encoded by the coding sequence ATGAAATTTAAATTTTTGAATATGGATAATGAGAGCGGTTTTATTTTGATTGAAAAAGAATTGGAGCGATTGAAAATCACCGCTCAAGTCAAAGAGGATGGCATTGAATTAAAAGGCGAAAACACAGAACAAGCGAGAATTTATCTTCAAACGCTTTTTAACTCCAATATTGTGGAATTAGACGACAACAAAAAAAGCGCAAACGCTGTAATAGAGCGCTTGAAATCTTTAGGTTTAAAAATGGCGGTGGCTGAAAGCTGCTCTGGGGGGTTATTATCGCATGCATTCACTTCCATTAGTGGGGCTTCAGCGGTTTTTATGGGGGGTGTTGTGTGTTATAGTGAAGAGGTTAAGCGCGAATTGTTGAAAGTCAATGCCACGACTTTAAAAGTCTTTGGGGTTTATAGCGAAGAATGCGTGAAAGAAATGCTATTAGGCGTGTTTTTAAATTTTAAAGTGAATCTAGCACTGGCGATTAGCGGGGTGGCTGGCCCTAATGGAGGGAGTAAAGCTAATCCTGTAGGCACGATTTATATTGGTGCACAAAGATTAGGATCTCAAGCCTTCATTGATCGTTGTTTTTTTAAAGGGGACAGAGAAAGCGTTCAAAATAAAAGCGTAGAGCATGCCCTAAACATGCTCGCTAGAATGCTATAA
- the recO gene encoding recombination protein RecO, with protein sequence MQGFLLQTQSIRDEDLIVHVLTKNQLKTLYRFYGKRHSVLNVGRKIDFEEENDDKFLPKLRNILHLGYIWEREMERLFFWQRFCALLFKHLEGVHSLDSIYFDTLDDGASKLSKQHPLRVILEMYAVLLNFEGRLQSYNSCFLCDAKLERSVALAQGFILAHPSCLKAKSLDLEKIQAFFCTQSTIDLELEEVEELWRTLNLGF encoded by the coding sequence ATGCAAGGGTTTCTTTTACAAACACAAAGCATAAGAGATGAAGATTTGATCGTGCACGTTTTAACCAAAAACCAGCTCAAAACCCTCTATCGTTTCTATGGCAAACGCCACAGCGTGCTGAATGTGGGGCGTAAAATTGATTTTGAAGAAGAAAACGATGATAAATTTTTACCCAAGTTAAGGAATATTTTGCATTTAGGCTATATTTGGGAAAGAGAAATGGAACGCTTGTTTTTTTGGCAACGCTTTTGCGCTCTTTTGTTCAAACATTTAGAGGGCGTGCATTCTTTGGATAGCATCTATTTTGACACTTTAGATGATGGGGCTAGCAAACTCTCCAAACAGCACCCCTTAAGAGTGATTTTAGAAATGTATGCAGTCCTTTTGAATTTTGAAGGGCGCTTGCAAAGTTACAATTCTTGTTTTTTATGCGATGCAAAATTAGAGCGTTCTGTCGCTTTAGCGCAAGGGTTTATTCTAGCGCACCCCTCTTGCTTGAAAGCTAAAAGCTTGGATTTAGAAAAAATCCAGGCTTTTTTCTGCACTCAAAGCACGATTGATTTAGAATTAGAAGAAGTGGAAGAATTATGGCGCACGCTGAATTTAGGGTTTTGA
- a CDS encoding Nif3-like dinuclear metal center hexameric protein codes for MALVKEVLEVLNRLSPFELQESWDNSGLNVGSGNSEFSHIIACLEITPKIALNAPQNALIITHHPLIFKPLKTLNYEVYPGNILKILIQKNISVISMHTNFDKTHLNKHFARALLGFDGLIEKGLMLVKENANIEFDALLEKIKSSLGVGKLACVKSSQMIKDLAFVCGSGASMFSSLKAQSCLITGDVKYHDAMIAQSLGISLIDATHYYSERGFALIVAEILHSFDYLVTIENFKNPLQII; via the coding sequence ATGGCGTTAGTTAAGGAAGTGTTAGAAGTTTTGAATCGCCTTTCGCCTTTTGAACTCCAAGAATCATGGGATAATAGCGGGTTGAATGTGGGGAGTGGAAATAGTGAGTTTAGCCACATTATCGCATGCTTAGAAATCACGCCTAAAATCGCTCTAAACGCCCCACAAAACGCCCTAATCATCACGCACCACCCTTTAATTTTCAAGCCCTTAAAAACGCTAAATTATGAGGTGTATCCGGGGAATATTTTAAAAATCTTAATCCAAAAAAACATTTCAGTCATCAGCATGCACACGAATTTTGACAAAACGCATTTAAACAAGCATTTCGCGCGCGCGCTTTTAGGGTTTGATGGTTTGATAGAAAAAGGCCTTATGTTAGTGAAAGAAAACGCCAATATAGAATTTGATGCGCTGTTAGAAAAAATCAAATCTTCTTTAGGGGTGGGAAAATTAGCGTGCGTCAAAAGTTCTCAAATGATTAAAGATTTAGCGTTTGTGTGCGGATCGGGGGCGTCCATGTTTTCTTCTTTAAAAGCGCAAAGCTGTTTGATTACAGGCGATGTGAAATACCATGACGCTATGATCGCTCAATCTTTAGGGATAAGTTTGATTGACGCCACGCATTATTATAGCGAAAGGGGTTTTGCGCTGATTGTGGCTGAAATTTTGCATTCTTTTGATTATTTGGTTACAATAGAGAATTTTAAAAACCCCTTGCAAATCATTTAA